In a single window of the Olivibacter sp. SDN3 genome:
- a CDS encoding OmpP1/FadL family transporter yields the protein MKSKRIAILCLLLGGFCTSQAQNLEESLLFSQNEQGATARFRAMGNAQTSLGGDLSNISGNPAGLGFFNSSDISLSLDYFGDRNKATYFGNPTTSTADRVGINQFGIVFNLPNMRARGSSDLDRGWLNFNVGIGYTKTNSFHSKLNYAGINPNTSIADFFVDQAYEGSFLGDIGWDMGLYDQVGQNNPYYAMTSLDNDQGVMNAYSGTQSEVNFSVGANYSNRFYLGASLGLSSISYNANTHFYEDGFIAGEDNLQDPGPGEQPSRFLEEDGYNELLNSAFSYDQQIWSRTRGTGVNLKLGAIYRASDIIRIGLSATTPTWYRMSDSYDDFYGIANFNANGGEISSYEDSQVDVYSEYNLRTPYRLNGGISAVFDRGLITADVEFVDHKSIRLSNTDNLLEMQFNENVAANYQGAFNYKVGGELMIVPEFLLRAGYNRQGNPYQNADYKAQSFSGGLGFRFGNYYVDATYQHWRQDYSAAPYTFTEEINLAAPIADVRNSRNNVFLTIGAKF from the coding sequence ATGAAAAGCAAAAGAATTGCAATATTGTGTCTTCTTTTGGGAGGGTTTTGTACGTCCCAGGCGCAGAATCTGGAAGAATCGCTCTTATTTTCGCAAAATGAGCAAGGTGCTACTGCACGCTTCCGGGCAATGGGGAATGCACAGACTTCTTTGGGGGGAGACTTAAGCAATATTTCAGGTAATCCCGCAGGTTTAGGTTTTTTTAACAGTTCTGATATCAGCCTTTCTCTCGATTATTTCGGCGACCGTAACAAAGCTACTTATTTTGGCAACCCAACGACCTCCACGGCCGACCGCGTAGGCATTAACCAATTCGGAATTGTGTTTAACCTGCCCAATATGCGCGCAAGAGGCAGCAGCGATCTAGATCGTGGATGGTTAAATTTCAATGTCGGTATCGGCTATACTAAAACTAACAGTTTTCATTCTAAACTAAATTATGCCGGTATAAACCCAAACACCAGCATAGCGGATTTCTTTGTAGATCAAGCTTATGAAGGATCTTTTCTCGGCGACATCGGTTGGGATATGGGTTTGTACGATCAAGTAGGACAAAACAACCCTTATTATGCGATGACCAGTTTGGATAATGATCAAGGGGTAATGAACGCTTACTCCGGCACCCAATCGGAAGTCAATTTCTCTGTTGGAGCGAATTACAGCAATCGCTTCTACCTTGGTGCTTCACTGGGATTATCAAGCATTAGTTATAACGCCAATACGCATTTCTACGAAGACGGATTTATCGCTGGAGAAGATAATCTTCAGGATCCCGGACCGGGCGAACAACCTTCCCGTTTCCTGGAAGAGGATGGTTATAATGAGTTACTAAATTCGGCTTTCAGTTATGATCAGCAAATATGGTCAAGAACGAGAGGAACCGGAGTAAACCTGAAATTGGGAGCGATTTACCGGGCATCAGATATCATCAGAATTGGGTTGTCTGCGACTACCCCTACCTGGTATCGCATGTCTGACAGTTATGACGATTTTTACGGTATTGCGAACTTTAATGCCAACGGTGGTGAAATTTCTTCATATGAAGATTCACAAGTTGATGTATATTCGGAATATAATTTACGTACACCGTATCGTTTAAATGGCGGTATTTCTGCCGTATTCGACAGAGGGTTAATAACTGCAGACGTTGAATTTGTAGATCATAAAAGTATCCGATTGTCAAACACCGACAATCTGTTGGAAATGCAATTTAACGAAAATGTAGCCGCCAATTATCAAGGGGCTTTCAACTATAAAGTGGGTGGAGAGCTTATGATTGTCCCCGAGTTTTTATTAAGGGCCGGTTACAATCGTCAGGGAAACCCTTACCAAAATGCAGATTATAAAGCACAATCATTTTCTGGAGGTTTAGGTTTCCGCTTTGGCAATTACTATGTAGATGCTACTTACCAACATTGGAGACAAGACTATAGCGCTGCTCCTTATACATTCACAGAAGAAATAAACCTAGCTGCTCCTATTGCCGATGTAAGAAATTCAAGGAACAATGTTTTCTTAACCATTGGTGCTAAATTTTAA